The following proteins are encoded in a genomic region of bacterium:
- a CDS encoding helix-turn-helix domain-containing protein: protein MDQKEIRGRLGYFMFLNDVFKSGSYAKLSPSAKSIYPVIGVHINRDGEAFLSTSRIEKLSGLSRHSVIDGVKELVENGFIMKVKGNSLKSNRFRIVFEYEGSVMVALRQCKNYTSGSVNNIPRVVQKPYQRVVQKFNPNKVIYNKVTQPSKEKQQITTNIIKIHDSHVGQVNIGENSGGNIFKKIIKELNLKETGQELLKDYITKYSQNWVDRAFTESVKRAKPSLHYMEGILKKWQQTGRIQLGSFKEEIDIKKKEDFRKNREERKKLEQSKDLDESLEQIFNSLEDEEKRGIQQRVRYEVDKLKIKPEFEGPILRSTRLKILKEEFLNK, encoded by the coding sequence GTGGATCAGAAAGAAATTAGGGGTCGTCTCGGTTATTTTATGTTTCTTAATGACGTCTTTAAAAGTGGTTCTTATGCAAAACTTTCTCCTTCTGCAAAATCGATCTATCCTGTAATTGGTGTTCATATAAATAGAGATGGTGAAGCTTTTCTTTCCACCTCTCGCATAGAAAAACTTTCTGGTTTAAGCAGGCATTCTGTAATAGATGGCGTAAAAGAATTAGTAGAAAATGGCTTTATTATGAAGGTTAAAGGGAATTCTCTTAAAAGTAATCGCTTTAGAATAGTTTTTGAATATGAAGGCAGTGTAATGGTTGCACTAAGGCAGTGCAAAAATTACACTAGTGGTAGTGTAAATAATATACCGAGGGTAGTGCAAAAACCATACCAGAGGGTAGTGCAAAAATTTAACCCTAATAAAGTAATATATAATAAAGTAACACAACCAAGTAAAGAAAAACAACAAATCACAACTAATATAATTAAAATTCATGATAGTCATGTAGGTCAAGTAAATATAGGTGAAAATAGTGGTGGTAATATTTTTAAAAAGATTATAAAAGAACTAAATCTTAAAGAAACTGGGCAAGAATTACTTAAAGATTATATTACTAAATACTCTCAAAATTGGGTAGATCGTGCATTTACTGAATCTGTAAAACGTGCAAAACCCAGCCTACATTATATGGAAGGAATATTAAAAAAATGGCAGCAAACAGGAAGGATTCAATTGGGTAGTTTTAAAGAAGAAATAGATATAAAAAAGAAAGAAGATTTTAGAAAAAACAGAGAGGAAAGGAAAAAACTTGAACAAAGCAAAGATTTAGACGAATCCCTTGAGCAAATATTTAATTCATTAGAAGACGAGGAAAAAAGGGGAATACAACAAAGAGTAAGGTATGAAGTTGATAAACTAAAAATTAAGCCGGAATTTGAAGGGCCAATATTAAGAAGTACAAGATTAAAAATACTAAAAGAAGAATTTTTAAATAAATAA
- a CDS encoding DUF433 domain-containing protein, producing MNAQYLLDRITANPDVMVGKPTIRGLRITVDQILKALAGGITTQELLKEYPELESEDIQAVLLHASELVSEEQVFKLAIGTWR from the coding sequence ATGAATGCTCAATATCTGTTGGATAGGATTACCGCCAATCCTGATGTGATGGTTGGCAAACCGACTATTAGAGGTTTACGAATTACAGTTGACCAGATATTAAAAGCCTTAGCTGGTGGAATCACAACTCAGGAATTGCTTAAAGAGTATCCTGAGTTGGAGTCTGAGGATATTCAGGCAGTTTTACTTCATGCATCTGAATTGGTTAGCGAGGAGCAAGTTTTCAAACTCGCAATAGGCACTTGGAGGTGA
- a CDS encoding type II toxin-antitoxin system HicA family toxin: protein MAKFPIDAPKRKVVKAFKFLGFQPIREKEHISMMRENQDGSKTPLTMPNHQKIKASTLKTICTQSGISREEFLNAYRKA from the coding sequence ATGGCAAAATTTCCAATTGATGCTCCTAAGCGCAAAGTAGTCAAGGCGTTTAAATTTTTAGGTTTTCAACCTATAAGAGAAAAAGAACATATTTCTATGATGCGCGAGAATCAGGATGGTAGTAAAACCCCTTTAACTATGCCGAATCATCAAAAAATAAAAGCTTCTACATTAAAGACAATATGTACTCAGTCTGGAATTTCAAGAGAGGAGTTTTTAAATGCTTATAGAAAGGCGTAG
- a CDS encoding ATP-binding protein produces the protein MNLLSQKANNYYVRPEGSLLDAHAFDKLVFSISATPFLKRSQITKQIVIDLESSKKLSLYGEMGIFLLGKFLNKLLNRSFNIKYPSNDTHNAVFETLRNIRNAAKSREPKPFKNNPFWQINDKKNSIIMFMFVEDAGGIRKLLDSTINIFQPYLTNILHYPGQKIDYIQNIIGELTQNIIDHSVVDSMPKGYIALAATKRKVEIVVMDLGIGIPKRLGDSLGIKDEFLALKLAFNKRVSSRLSERRGIGLLEVKKIIEDSHGYLSVRSSRAKVSFSPKTYKPSGKTWLSSTSACFPGTQIEVLLFNKKH, from the coding sequence ATGAATTTGTTATCTCAAAAGGCGAATAATTATTATGTAAGACCTGAGGGGAGTCTTTTGGATGCCCACGCTTTTGATAAGCTTGTATTCTCTATATCCGCTACACCATTTTTAAAAAGATCTCAAATTACAAAACAAATAGTTATAGACCTTGAAAGTAGTAAAAAATTAAGCCTCTATGGTGAAATGGGAATTTTTCTTCTAGGTAAATTTTTAAATAAACTTCTGAATAGAAGTTTTAATATAAAATATCCTTCTAACGACACTCACAATGCTGTTTTTGAAACATTGCGTAATATCCGCAATGCTGCCAAAAGTCGTGAACCAAAACCTTTCAAAAATAATCCTTTTTGGCAAATAAATGATAAAAAGAATTCTATTATAATGTTTATGTTTGTAGAAGATGCAGGGGGAATTCGGAAACTACTTGATAGCACTATAAATATATTTCAACCATATCTGACTAATATATTACATTACCCGGGACAAAAAATTGACTATATTCAAAACATTATAGGTGAACTTACTCAAAATATTATAGATCATAGTGTGGTTGATTCTATGCCAAAAGGATATATTGCCTTAGCCGCAACAAAAAGAAAGGTTGAAATAGTTGTGATGGATTTAGGAATAGGAATACCTAAGCGTCTGGGAGATAGTCTCGGTATTAAAGATGAATTTTTGGCTTTAAAATTAGCTTTCAATAAAAGAGTTTCTTCCAGGTTAAGCGAACGGAGAGGAATTGGACTTCTTGAGGTAAAAAAAATAATTGAAGACTCCCATGGTTATTTAAGTGTGCGCTCTAGCAGGGCTAAAGTCTCTTTTTCTCCCAAGACATATAAGCCATCAGGGAAAACCTGGCTTTCTTCAACTTCTGCATGTTTTCCAGGGACACAGATAGAAGTCTTACTTTTTAATAAGAAACATTAA
- a CDS encoding PilZ domain-containing protein, which translates to MAKICLSLALPQVRIPVLNTENYLELNEQIIWHLQKEEDYNIGIQFISNDEKMKACLSRFIKSIRESE; encoded by the coding sequence ATGGCCAAAATTTGCCTTTCTCTAGCATTACCCCAAGTAAGAATTCCTGTGTTGAATACTGAAAACTATTTGGAATTAAATGAACAGATAATCTGGCACTTACAGAAAGAAGAAGATTACAACATTGGCATACAATTTATCTCAAATGATGAGAAAATGAAAGCGTGTCTTTCCAGATTTATTAAGAGCATTAGGGAAAGCGAATAA
- a CDS encoding tyrosine-type recombinase/integrase encodes MLIERRSEKGSIISNFTRIARRHHLNYDQLRYVFKAVRGNLNLKPNDRSKRLPRILTDHELSSFFEGIEDSLLSHKIMLKLLFYTGLRVSELVNIKVSDIDIKNNKIFINQGKGSKDRYVLFPEAFRLVLEAYLANPNGKQYLFESNRGTKYTPRRIQQVVSGYMKNAGIDADSNRRLGPHILRHQFLTFLTRKGMSDAQIQLISGHSTKKSLEVYQHLSLKDVEKDYQEVWKT; translated from the coding sequence ATGCTTATAGAAAGGCGTAGCGAAAAAGGATCTATTATTTCTAATTTCACTCGGATTGCACGCCGTCATCATCTTAACTATGATCAGTTGAGATATGTTTTTAAAGCTGTTCGTGGTAATCTCAATCTCAAGCCCAATGATCGCTCAAAACGCCTTCCCAGGATTCTTACTGACCATGAATTATCTTCCTTTTTTGAGGGAATAGAGGATTCTTTGTTATCGCATAAGATTATGCTCAAACTTCTTTTTTATACAGGCCTACGCGTATCAGAGCTTGTGAATATAAAAGTTTCAGATATAGATATAAAAAACAACAAAATTTTTATCAACCAGGGTAAAGGATCAAAAGATCGCTATGTTTTGTTTCCGGAGGCTTTTCGTCTGGTGCTGGAGGCATATTTGGCAAACCCTAATGGTAAACAGTATCTATTTGAATCAAACAGAGGAACAAAATACACACCGCGCAGGATCCAGCAGGTTGTTTCAGGATATATGAAAAACGCTGGAATAGATGCGGATTCCAACCGCCGTCTTGGCCCGCACATTTTAAGGCACCAGTTTCTGACATTTCTTACAAGAAAGGGAATGTCAGATGCGCAGATTCAGCTCATATCTGGCCACAGCACAAAGAAATCCCTGGAAGTTTATCAGCATCTATCTTTAAAGGATGTAGAGAAGGACTATCAAGAGGTATGGAAAACGTGA
- a CDS encoding type II toxin-antitoxin system HicB family antitoxin → MTQFKIVVEKHPDGYVSYPLGFKGVVVGQGDTYEEALSDIKSAIQFHIKTFGKETLETESRIIEAFVAEAVVEA, encoded by the coding sequence ATGACACAATTTAAAATTGTTGTAGAAAAACACCCCGATGGTTATGTCTCATATCCATTAGGATTTAAAGGAGTTGTGGTTGGGCAGGGCGATACTTACGAGGAAGCTTTATCTGATATAAAATCAGCAATTCAGTTTCATATCAAGACATTTGGAAAAGAGACATTAGAGACAGAGTCTCGAATTATAGAAGCTTTTGTTGCTGAAGCAGTCGTAGAAGCTTAA